A part of Prionailurus viverrinus isolate Anna chromosome E1, UM_Priviv_1.0, whole genome shotgun sequence genomic DNA contains:
- the TMC8 gene encoding transmembrane channel-like protein 8 isoform X2 → MPWWTSASSGLFGTGIQSYFTFLRFLLLLNLLTVLLTAGFVLLPLVWLRPPDTGPSLNFTLQCPGGLQPQTGVPRFHNQLWNVLTGRAFNTTYLFYGAYRAGPESSSAYSIRLAYLLSPLACLFLCFCGTLRRMVKELPQRLFLGQDYRSPVSVKVFSSWDFCIRGQEAATIKKHEISNEFKVELEEGRRFLLMQQQTRTQRACHLLTYLRVNVLIGLLVVGAISAIFWATKYSQDNKEESLFVLLQYLPPGVIALVNFVGPLLFVFLIQLENYPPNTEVNLTLIWCVVLKLASLGMFSFSLGQTVLCLGRNKTSCESFGYNACDYQCWENAVGEELYKLSIFNFLLTVAFAFFVSLPRRLLVERFSGSFWVWLDREEFLVPKNVLDIVAGQTITWMGLFYCPLLPLLNSVFIFLTFYIKKYTLMRNSKASPRRFRASSSTFFFQLVLILGQLLAVVPLGYVVSSIHSSWDCGLFANYAAPWQVVPELMALRLPPSGQRALRYLGSHAFSFPVLILLSLVLTVCVSQSQANARAIQRIRKQLVWQVQEKWHLVEDLSRLLPEPGSGDSVGPEALHSRASRPRSFCPGFPCPGSPGPRTPRPGPCLEDPAGLFGDPGPARRFRLPSGSEL, encoded by the exons CCCTCCAGTGCCCTGGTGGCCTCCAGCCCCAGACTGGTGTTCCCAGATTCCACAATCAACTTTGGAATGTTTTAACCGGCAGG GCCTTCAACACCACCTACCTCTTCTATGGCGCATACCGGGCAGGCCCGGAGAGCAGCTCGGCCTACAGCATCCGCCTGGCCTACCTCCTGAGCCCGCTGGCCTGcctgttcctctgcttctgtGGGACTCTGCGGCG GATGGTAAAGGAGCTGCCACAGAGGCTGTTTCTGGGCCAAGACTACAGGTCACCTGTCAGTGTCAAAGTCTTCTCCTCCTGGGACTTCTGTATCCGGGGACAGGAAGCAGCCACCATCAAGAAGCACGAGATCAGCAACGAGTTCAAG GTGGAGCTGGAGGAAGGGCGTCGATTCCTGCTGATGCAGCAGCAGACCCGGACCCAGAGGGCCTGCCACCTGCTCACCTACCTGCGGGTCAATGTCCTCATCGGGCTCCTGGTGGTCGGGGCCATCAGCGCCATCTTCTGGGCCACCAAGTACTCACAGGACAACAAAGAG GAGTCTCTGTTCGTGCTGCTACAGTACCTGCCCCCGGGGGTCATCGCCCTGGTCAACTTTGTGGGTCCCCTgctctttgttttcctcatccAGCTGGAGAACTACCCTCCCAACACTGAGGTCAACCTCACCCTTATCTG gtgCGTGGTGCTGAAGCTGGCCAGCCTGGGAatgttctccttctctctgggccAGACTGTGCTGTGCCTTGGCAGAAACAAGACCAGCTGTGAGTCCTTCGGCTACAACGCCTGTGATTACCAG TGCTGGGAGAACGCGGTCGGGGAAGAGCTGTACAAGCTGAGCATCTTCAACTTCCTCCTCACGGTGGCCTTTGCCTTCTTTGTCAGCCTGCCTAGGAG gctgctgGTGGAGCGGTTCTCAGGCTCTTTCTGGGTCTGGCTGGACCGGGAAGAGTTCCTGGTGCCCAAGAATGTCCTGGACATTGTGGCCGGCCAGACGATCACCTGGATGGGCCTCTTCTACTGTCCCCTGCTGCCTCTGCTCAACAGTGTCTTCATCTTCCTCACCTTCTACATCAAGAAG TACACCCTGATGAGGAACTCCAAGGCCTCTCCCCGAAGATTCCGCGCCTCCAGCTCCACCTTCTTCTTCCAGCTGGTGCTCATCCTGGGCCAGCTCCTGGCCGTCGTGCCTCTGGGCTATGTGGTCAGCAG CATCCACTCCTCCTGGGACTGCGGCCTCTTCGCCAACTACGCGGCCCCCTGGCAGGTGGTGCCAGAGCTGATGGCCCTCCGGCTCCCGCCCTCTGGCCAGCGCGCCCTCCGCTACCTGGGCTCCCACGCCTTCAGCTTCCCCGTCCTCATCCTGCTCAG CCTTGTCCTGACCGTCTGCGTCTCCCAGTCCCAGGCCAATGCGAGGGCCATCCAGCGGATCCGGAAGCAACTGGTGTGG CAAGTCCAGGAAAAGTGGCACCTGGTGGAGGACCTGTCGCGGCTGCTGCCGGAACcgggctccggcgactctgtggGGCCCGAGGCCCTTCACTCCCGAGCTTCGCGCCCGCGATCCTTCTGCCCTGGATTCCCGTGCCCCGGCTCCCCGGGCCCCAGGACCCCCAGGCCCGGACCTTGCCTCGAGGATCCCGCGGGGCTCTTCGGTGACCCGGGCCCCGCGCGTAGATTCCGCCTTCCCAGCGGCTCAGAGCTGTAG